The nucleotide sequence CAAACTATCCAAATGCAAACAATCCTTATATGGCAAACGTTTCTTGGTGGGCAGAGTTTAAGTTCATGTTGCCAAGACTTGAGCCAACTGGAAGAAAATAAACAATCTTGTATGAAACCAAAGCCCGCTCAATGGGGCGGGCTTTGGTTTAAATTTTTCAAAAAAGGAGGAACTTAATTTTGAAAGTTTTAAAAACATACATTATTCCTCGATTAATTCAATATTTATTAGTAATATTTATAGGGATAACTATAACTTTTATTATTCCTAGATTAACTCCTATAGATCCAGTACAGTCTGCTATAAACAGATTAACCTCTTATGGTGGAGCTTATATGGAACCTGAGGCAGTTGCAAGTTTGCAAAATACTCTAAAAGAATTATATGGATTAGAAGGGGGCTTAGTTGAACAGTACTTTGCTTTTTGGAAACATCTCTTTACTTTTGACTTTGGTCCTTCCTTATCTATGTTTCCCACACCTGTTACGGAGATTATTGCCAACTCTCTACCATGGACCTTTTTCTTGCTTTTTTTCTCTCTAATCATTTCCTGGATTATAGGAAATATTTTAGGAGGATTAGCTGGATATTTTAAAGAAAAAAAATGGTCCAATGTGTTGGCTGTAGTTGCAATGTCCATATATCCAATTCCATACTACGTTATGGCTTTAATTTTAGTTATTCTGTTTGTTTATATCTTTCCAATATTTCCCATGATGGGAGGATACAGTGTAGGGCTTCAACCAACTTTTAGCTGGTCATTCCTTTTGGATGTCTTAAGACATAGTATTTTACCTGCAATTTCTTTGATTCTAGTAGGCATAGGTTAGTGGTTCTTAAGTATGAGATCACTGACATCCAACATAGTTGCAGAAGACTTTGTCACTTACGCAGAATTCGCCGGCTTACCTAAAAACAAGTTGTTATACAGTTATGTTATGAGAAATGGTATATTACCACAGATTACTGCTTTAGCTCTTCAAATAGGCGGAATATTCAACGGGGCTATTATAACTGAAGTTGCCTTTTCTTACCCTGGAGTCGGCTCCTTGTTACAAAAATCCATCACAAACGGCGATTTCAATTTAATGATGGGGATATCCGTTCTCTCCATAATAGCCATAGCAACTGCATCGTTGATAATAGATTTAATATACCCATTATTTGATCCAAGAATAAGGTATAGATGAGGTGATTATATGTTTGTGATACTGAAAGATCTTCTGAAAAGAGATAAAAAATTTCTGTTTGGATTCACTGTAATATGTATCTTGGTTTTCTTAGCTATTTTATCGGCATTTTCACCATACGATCCTAGGTCATGGAATGTTGTACCAAAAGATAAGCCACCTAGTTTCCAACATCTTTTAGGAACAAATTCGATGGGGCAAGATATATTCTGGAATACCACACACGCCTTAAAAAATTCATTCATTTTAGGGTTAACAGCGGCATGTATTTCAACTATAATAGGCACCATAGTCGGACTAATAGCGGGTTACAGAGGAGGTGTTTTGGATCGAGTTCTAATGTCCATAAACGACAGTTTCATAGTTTTGCCTTCTTTACCAATACTCGTATTCCTTTCTTTTTCTCTAAGAGAAAAAATGACTATCTTTGTTATGGGAGCGATACTTTCAATATTCTCCTGGCCGTGGGGTGGAAAACAAGTGAGAGCCCAAGTTCTAAGTTTAAGAGAAAGAGAGTTCACATACACTTCTGTATTTTCAGGAATGAACATGTGGAAAGTAGTGTTCAAAGAACATCTTCCTTTTGTAATACCTTGGGTGATAGCGAACTTTATTAATACAATTCTTTGGGCTTTAGGAATGGAGATAACTTTGTCGGTTCTTGGATTGACTAGTCTAGAAACGCCTACTATAGGCACAACTATCCATTGGGCAATGCAATATCAAGCCATTTTTAGAGGAATATGGTGGTGGATGTTAACACCAATAATTTTATCTATTATATTTTTTGTCGCATTATACATGCTTTCGGTGAGTATAAGTGAATTTCTGGATCCACGAACCAGATTGCAAAGAATAAAAATGGGAGGTTAATATAGATGTCTTTACTTGAAATAAAAGACCTATCTGCTTATTATATTACCCATGTATTTGGCGTGAAAAGGGATGTAAAAGCAGTAGACAATCTGACCTTTTCAGTTGAAGAAAATGAGATCTTGGGTTTAGCCGGTGAATCAGGATGTGGAAAAAGCACCTTGCTAAAAGTTCTTTTATCTATGGTCAAACCTCCTTTGAAAGTACTAAAAGGAGAAGTAAACTACTCATATGATAGTAAGAATTTCAATCTATTGACCTTAGATGAAAATAGACTAAGAAAGGTACGTTGGGAAGACATATCGTATATTCCTCAAGGTTCTATGAGCACGTTCAACCCTGTGAGAAAAATACGAAAAACCTTTGAAGATGTTATAAAAACACATAAAAAAAACGCTGATAAAGAAGTGTATGAAAAACTTATGGAAGAGCATTTAAAATATTTAGGACTGCCTTTGGAGGTTTTAGATTCGTATCCCCACCAACTTTCAGGAGGTATGAGACAACGAACAACTATCGCACTTGCAACTATACTAGAACCGAAAGTTATATTCGCTGATGAACCTACAACCGCTTTGGATGTCGTAGTTCAAAGGGGAGTTATACAGATGCTTAAACAGCTTCATAGGGAGCATAGAAATACAATGGTAATGGTTACACATGATATGGCGGTGCACGCTAACGTTGTCGATAGGGTTGCTGTAATGTACGCTGGAAAGATAGTTGAAATTTCCAAAAAAGAGAAATTGTTTACAAATCCAAGTCATCCCTACTCTAACTTTCTGATAAACTCTCTTCCAAAGATAGGAGATAGAAGGCAAAGGGCAAGTGCACCAGGTAATCCTCCTTCTTTGGCGAATCCACCCGAAGGATGCAGGTTCCATCCAAGATGTCCTTATGCCAAGGATATTTGTAAAAAACACATACCTAAACTAATAGAAGCTGAAAAAGGACATTATGTTGCTTGTTTCTTATTCTCTGATGAAGTAGAGGAAGGTGAGAACGTTGTCCAACAAACTACTCGAGGTTAAAGATTTGGAGAAAGTATTCCATTTAGGTGGAAGATTCTTTGGAAGTAAATTAAAAGCTGTAAATAAGGTAAATTTTGATTTAGATGCTGAAAAACCTGAAATCCTAACTTTTGCTGGAGAGACAGGGAGTGGAAAAACGACTGTAGCTAGAATGATCCTGGGGCTTGAGACTCCCACTTCTGGAGAAGTTATATACAAAGGAAGGAACGTTACACATATAAAAAAAAGAAAAGAACTTTTGGAATATATGAAAGAAGTACAACCCATCTTTCAAAATCCTTTTGAAACATTTAATCCGCTAAAAAAAGTAGATTCGTATCTATTTGAAATGGCTGAAAATTATGAAATAGCAAAAACAAAAGAAGAAAAGCAAAAAGGCGTAGAAGAATCTCTTAATTCGGTAGGACTGACACTAAAAGAAATTAAAGGAAGATACCCCAACGAATTATCTGGTGGGCAGTTGCAGAGAGTTTCTGTTGCCAGAGCTCTTGTAACAAGGCCTTCACTTCTAATAGCCGATGAACCTGTTTCGATGGTTGATGCCTCTTTGAGAATGTCAATAGTGAATTTGTTTGCTGAGTTGAAAACAAAGTATAACGTATCCGTTTTATACATAACTCATGATCTTGCAACCGCTTACTACATAAGTGACAGAATAGCCATAATGCTTAGAGGGGATGTGGTCGAATTTGGAGATATAGATAAAGTCATGCTTTCTCCTCTCCATCCTTACACCCAAATACTCCTAGAGTCTGTTCCTCAACCGGATCCAGAAGGAACATGGAAAGAAGATATAAAATTATCCTCCTTAGAAGTCAAAGAATTTTCAAGATTAGGATGTAAATTCTATGAAAGATGCCCATTTGCTATGAAAATTTGTAAAGATGTGGAGCCTCCATATGTTTTTAAAGATGGGAGAGAAGTGAAATGCCATCTTTATTCTGAAGAAATTAAAAATACTGAAAAGTCTGAAGAAACTGTAAACTAAGTAAAATTTAGAAACAGTAGGAACCAAAAAATAATGGCGCTTAATTTCGGCGCCTTTATTTTTAGAATCTATAAATGAAAAGGAATTTGGTAGGTTGAAATTGTTGAAGGAATATTAATTCACTTTGAAAAAAATAGCTAAATATCCTAGATTAGCAAAGCGGTATTTGATATCTTCGAACCTCATTTCGTTTATAATAATATTAGATATCAGCCTTTGAAAAGGTAGCCAAGTAATATGATCGATGGGGACCGTCATCTTTCTAGGTCTTCCTAAGTTTTCCCATAGAACCCTTCTTGTGTTTTTAGGTAAGGTTTTATCAAAAGCTGCTTCTAAGAATGTTACCTTTTCTCTATCTAAAAATTTGGCATAAGCTGCAGGATCGACCTTCATCAACGGATGTATGTTTGAATTTAAAAACTCTTGAATGTTCTTAAACTCTCCTATCCTCTTTAAATCATTTTGAAAGGTCTTTTTTAGTCTTTCTCTATCGCTTAAATAAGCTATCTGATCCTTCTTTTTAAGTAGTTCCCTTCTTGTAAATTCCAAGGTAGGTGATTCCCATATAAGTTCAGCCATGTTTCCACCACTGGCTATAATGAAATTGTGCTTTATTTCAGGATTTAAAGCATTAACGATAACAGATACCATGCCCCCAAGACAGTATCCTATCATGAAGTTTCGCTCATGCCAAAGTTCGTTTGCTTTCAAAAAATCTATGATACTTAATATATCAACAACCGCATGTTCCCAGGTGTTTAAGGTTGTATAAATATCAGCAGAAAAATAATTTTTACCACTCATAGATCCGTTAGATGTTCTGGTGTAATTGTCCGGTAATATTGGTACTACAGCCCTTATACCTAATTTGGAAAAATATCGTCCCATTTTTAAGATATATGTAATGTTTTTGGTTCCCAACCCATGAAGTATCAAAGCAACACCCAAAGCTTTCCCTCGAGGCTCAAAAAGATAAATTTCATTAGCTTCTGTACCTTTTTTATTAAATTTGTATAAGGAATTAAATTTTATTAATGATTCTCTATAATTTTTGCCTTTATTTATGAAAGCTTGAGTAAATTCTATATTTTGTTTTGCATAACGAAAATCTATTTTAAAATCCTCTTGTAACATAGGTTCATCTCCCCATTTTCGTTGATCTTTATTTCTATACAGCTCTTCTATCTAATGTATCAACAGTCTCCGTATTTTGACATACTTTTTTAATAAAACTCACCGTTTTTTCAACAAACTTCTGGGTTAAAACATCTTTTAATTCCAATTCGAAAGAATGCTTCCCTTTCGGATGAATTAACAATGCAGAAGGAACACCACATT is from Petrotoga mexicana DSM 14811 and encodes:
- a CDS encoding ABC transporter permease, which codes for MFVILKDLLKRDKKFLFGFTVICILVFLAILSAFSPYDPRSWNVVPKDKPPSFQHLLGTNSMGQDIFWNTTHALKNSFILGLTAACISTIIGTIVGLIAGYRGGVLDRVLMSINDSFIVLPSLPILVFLSFSLREKMTIFVMGAILSIFSWPWGGKQVRAQVLSLREREFTYTSVFSGMNMWKVVFKEHLPFVIPWVIANFINTILWALGMEITLSVLGLTSLETPTIGTTIHWAMQYQAIFRGIWWWMLTPIILSIIFFVALYMLSVSISEFLDPRTRLQRIKMGG
- a CDS encoding ABC transporter ATP-binding protein — protein: MSLLEIKDLSAYYITHVFGVKRDVKAVDNLTFSVEENEILGLAGESGCGKSTLLKVLLSMVKPPLKVLKGEVNYSYDSKNFNLLTLDENRLRKVRWEDISYIPQGSMSTFNPVRKIRKTFEDVIKTHKKNADKEVYEKLMEEHLKYLGLPLEVLDSYPHQLSGGMRQRTTIALATILEPKVIFADEPTTALDVVVQRGVIQMLKQLHREHRNTMVMVTHDMAVHANVVDRVAVMYAGKIVEISKKEKLFTNPSHPYSNFLINSLPKIGDRRQRASAPGNPPSLANPPEGCRFHPRCPYAKDICKKHIPKLIEAEKGHYVACFLFSDEVEEGENVVQQTTRG
- a CDS encoding ABC transporter ATP-binding protein; translation: MSNKLLEVKDLEKVFHLGGRFFGSKLKAVNKVNFDLDAEKPEILTFAGETGSGKTTVARMILGLETPTSGEVIYKGRNVTHIKKRKELLEYMKEVQPIFQNPFETFNPLKKVDSYLFEMAENYEIAKTKEEKQKGVEESLNSVGLTLKEIKGRYPNELSGGQLQRVSVARALVTRPSLLIADEPVSMVDASLRMSIVNLFAELKTKYNVSVLYITHDLATAYYISDRIAIMLRGDVVEFGDIDKVMLSPLHPYTQILLESVPQPDPEGTWKEDIKLSSLEVKEFSRLGCKFYERCPFAMKICKDVEPPYVFKDGREVKCHLYSEEIKNTEKSEETVN
- a CDS encoding dienelactone hydrolase family protein, translating into MLQEDFKIDFRYAKQNIEFTQAFINKGKNYRESLIKFNSLYKFNKKGTEANEIYLFEPRGKALGVALILHGLGTKNITYILKMGRYFSKLGIRAVVPILPDNYTRTSNGSMSGKNYFSADIYTTLNTWEHAVVDILSIIDFLKANELWHERNFMIGYCLGGMVSVIVNALNPEIKHNFIIASGGNMAELIWESPTLEFTRRELLKKKDQIAYLSDRERLKKTFQNDLKRIGEFKNIQEFLNSNIHPLMKVDPAAYAKFLDREKVTFLEAAFDKTLPKNTRRVLWENLGRPRKMTVPIDHITWLPFQRLISNIIINEMRFEDIKYRFANLGYLAIFFKVN